The window CTATAGATGGTTGAAGAAGCGATTAGTGATTAAAAAGACTGGCCTCTCGTGATGAAGAGACCAGTCTTTTTTAATTGCCATTCTCTTATGGTTGGGATTCTTCTCGGTGATGCTGATGATGTTCCACAATATTCGCCGCTTCTATTAATTCTCGCATGACATCGGACTGCAGCTGTGGATTGATATATAGACCTTTTACATATAACTGTCCCTTTTCACTAGAGGTATATCGCGGAGGAATTTTATTTAATACCAAAGCAAGCACGTCTTCTTTGCAAGTAGTGCAATCACATTTCATTTCATAGTTTTTTTGAAACTCATCAAACAAATTCATCACTATCGTTTCCATTGCATTGAAGACTGCCATTGTGGGTACCCCTTCTTGATTCAACTATATCTCTATTATAACTCATATCCTCCTAATCAAAAAGAAGAGGCCACACGAATGCGTGCAGCCCTCTTATATCCTCATTTCTCAACAAATAATGGCGTATATCCCCGATCCAAGTTCTAACCGCAGCTCCCCATTACTTTCCTCTGCTGATAGGACTCCTGGTGCTGTCTGAGCTGCTTGACCATTAACGGATGCCATTGCGAATGTCGCCCCTCTCAAGGTTGCAAGGCCAGTCGTATTTGGAGGTAGTTGGAACTCGTAGACTACTCTGCCATCGACCTCTTTCTTCCATTCACTTCGTATCTTACCGTAGCTAGAATGGAGCGATGCTTTGGCGTATTCAAGGCCGGAATCTGGTCGCGGGCGGAAATGAATCCGTTTGTATCCAGGCTGCTGATCATCAGAGTCGAGACCCGCCACTACACGGTACAGCCAATCCCCAATGGATCCATACGCATAATGGTTGTAGGAGTTCATATCATCGCTCCAAAACGATCCATCGGGCTTGATGCCATCCCAGTGCTCCCAGATCGTCGTTGCTCCCTTGTGAATCGAGTACAGCCATGAAGGATAATCTTCTTGTTGAACTAAACGAACAGCCAGATCATGGTAGCCATTCTCGGATAATACATGGCACAGATACGGCGTACCTACGAAACCGGTCGTCAGGTGATTCTTCTGCTCCACGACATATTCGGCTAACGTCTTTGCTAATCGATCACGCGTACTTCCTTTCACGAGTCCAAACATCAGCGGGAGCACATGTGCTGTCTGTGTATGCGCGGCCAGACGCCCGCTTGGTGTTAGGAATTCTTGTGTGAAAGCTTCAACAATGCGCTCATAAAGCTCACTATACTTAGCTACATCCTCGCGGCGTCCCAGCACTTCCGCAGCTTTCACGAAAAGCGAAGTCGAATAGGCATAGAAGCATGTCGCGATTAAATCCCTAGGGGTCGCACCTATATAGCTGCCTTCTTTGGCATCAAGCCCAAGCCAATCACCAAAATGAAAGCCTGTATTCCACAGATACTCATTCTCTCCTTGGTCCCGCATGTACGTAATCCACGCTTTCATGCTGTCATACTGCTCCTCCAGAACACGCTTATCGCCATAAACTTGGTATATTGTCCATGGGCATATGACTGCTGCATCCCCCCATGCAGAGGAAGAGTGGTCAGTCGGACCAAGTACGTTAGGGATTACGAATGGAACGCCGCCAAGCTCATGCTGATCCGCTTCTAAGTCGCGCAGCCATTTTGTGAAAAATAGAGCCACCTCATAATTAAATGCTGCCGTGCGGATAAATACCTGTGCATCCCCTGTCCAACCCAATCGTTCATCCCGCTGCGGGCAATCGGTCGGTACATCCAGGAAATTGCCTCTTTGTCCCCACACAATATTTTGCTGAAGTTTATTCAGCAAGAGATGGGAACATTCAAAAGTGCCGCTAGCTGCCATGTCCGTGTGAATAACATGTCCCGTGAAGCGCTCTGCATCGAATGCTACTTCCTTGGGCCAGCCTACCACTTTGACATATCGAAAGCCTTGGAACGAGAAATGGGGTTCATATTGTTCTTCCCCGCCACCTTTGCATACATAAGTAACCGTCTGCTTCGCATGACGCAAATTCCCAATATAGAAGTTCCCTTCTTGATCCAGCACCTCTGCGTGCAGCAGCTGAAGACGAATTCCAACCGGCAGCTCCAATCGCATGTGCACTTTTCCAACCATATTTTGCCCAAAATCAAGAACGGTTTCACCAGAAGGTGTTTCAATAACAGTTATTGGCTTCAAATGCTGGGTAATGCGGGATGGCTCATTCTCTTGCATGACTAGGATGTCTTTGGAGTGATCAAGAACCGTTACCGGGCACCACTTATCATCCTGATACGTCGACATGCCCCACCCGCTAAGCTCCAAGTTAGCATCGTAGGTTTCTCCATGGTACAGTTCAGACATCCGAACCGGTCCTAATGAAGCGCGCCAGGAATCATCACTAACGGTTATTTCCGAAGTTCCGTCTATGTATTCGATATGTAATTGGAGGAAAAGAGCTCTAACGTCCCCAAAAATATTTCGTTGATTCTTCCAAGCCAAATTACCTTTATACCAACCGTTTGCCAGCACGGCGCCAAGGGTATGTTTTTCACCTTGCTGCAGCAGGCTCGTTACCTCATACGTCTGAACCTGCAGCCGGTGTCGGTAGCTGGTCCAGCCGGGTGTGAACTCCCAATCCCCGACACGAGATCCGTTGAGTTCAAGCTCATAAATGCCTAGACTCGTCGCGTAAATTGTCGCTTTACGAATTCCCTTACGTGCTGTGAATGTCTTCCTCAAATAGAAAGCTTCTTCTGCGTCAGGATCAATAGAAGCTGCATCAGGTGTAATCCACTTTGCTGACCAGTCATTGGGATTTAGCTGTCCCATTTCCCAGAAAGCGATTTCACTCCAAGGCGATTGCAAACCAGACTGATCCCATACTTTGACACGATAAAAGTAACG is drawn from Paenibacillus sp. V4I7 and contains these coding sequences:
- a CDS encoding family 78 glycoside hydrolase catalytic domain — protein: MTTFHISNLTCEYRVNPIGLDTTQPRFTWQLESDIKHTIQSAYHIQVSRVENSFEPSRLVWDSGHIQSEQSVLVVYEGQELLARNRYFYRVKVWDQSGLQSPWSEIAFWEMGQLNPNDWSAKWITPDAASIDPDAEEAFYLRKTFTARKGIRKATIYATSLGIYELELNGSRVGDWEFTPGWTSYRHRLQVQTYEVTSLLQQGEKHTLGAVLANGWYKGNLAWKNQRNIFGDVRALFLQLHIEYIDGTSEITVSDDSWRASLGPVRMSELYHGETYDANLELSGWGMSTYQDDKWCPVTVLDHSKDILVMQENEPSRITQHLKPITVIETPSGETVLDFGQNMVGKVHMRLELPVGIRLQLLHAEVLDQEGNFYIGNLRHAKQTVTYVCKGGGEEQYEPHFSFQGFRYVKVVGWPKEVAFDAERFTGHVIHTDMAASGTFECSHLLLNKLQQNIVWGQRGNFLDVPTDCPQRDERLGWTGDAQVFIRTAAFNYEVALFFTKWLRDLEADQHELGGVPFVIPNVLGPTDHSSSAWGDAAVICPWTIYQVYGDKRVLEEQYDSMKAWITYMRDQGENEYLWNTGFHFGDWLGLDAKEGSYIGATPRDLIATCFYAYSTSLFVKAAEVLGRREDVAKYSELYERIVEAFTQEFLTPSGRLAAHTQTAHVLPLMFGLVKGSTRDRLAKTLAEYVVEQKNHLTTGFVGTPYLCHVLSENGYHDLAVRLVQQEDYPSWLYSIHKGATTIWEHWDGIKPDGSFWSDDMNSYNHYAYGSIGDWLYRVVAGLDSDDQQPGYKRIHFRPRPDSGLEYAKASLHSSYGKIRSEWKKEVDGRVVYEFQLPPNTTGLATLRGATFAMASVNGQAAQTAPGVLSAEESNGELRLELGSGIYAIIC
- a CDS encoding late competence development ComFB family protein, giving the protein MAVFNAMETIVMNLFDEFQKNYEMKCDCTTCKEDVLALVLNKIPPRYTSSEKGQLYVKGLYINPQLQSDVMRELIEAANIVEHHQHHREESQP